cgtttttttttttttttttttttttttttattattattattatttttattttttatttttatttttattacattttatttttattattattatttatctatatattatttatctatatatttatttattttatttttacttatctatttttatttattttttttactttttttatttattatttgtattttttttttttttttttttttttttttttttttttttttttttttttttttatctatctatctatttaaaaaaaaaaaattcttttttagccggaggtcctcacggaagcaatctctctaccctggagtagagagggggatgaatttTCTTTACTGTGGGTGGAGATTTCCTTTTCTTGACTCGTGGTTAaggaaacgacttctcttctattttagggtagaggaaggattgtctacatcttacctcccccatacctcgcaggcgcgggattgggtattgttattgttgtttgtGTTTCATAACTCCCTCATTAAAGCTCAACATATCATATCtacccaaaatatatatatcaagagAATCTCAgccaatatcaaatcaaataaaacCAATTTTACAGCAATAAATACCATCAAATCAAATAAAACCAATTTTACAGCAATAAATACCATCTTACCCCTCATATAAATAaacatgattatcaaataatgtaaTTTGAACACAAAGGTACACATACAAAAATGTGAATTTATTTTAATGGTTTATAATAACTGGAATATAAAAAGGGATATGAGAGTAAGATGGGAACACATGGAATTGGTTTAAGTGTTTTTTTAGTGAATTGGGTAACAAATGATTTTTTAACCATCAAATTTGGCTATATTTGATATGCTTAAAGAGATGACAGCATGACACATGAAATCAATTTAAAACTAAATAGGATACAATGTATACATATGTTGTTTACCTTTAGTTTAAGTTTCTCCAAGTTGGGGGAGCTTCTGATCATAAGTATAAGAAACCGCAACCAATCATCCTCATAGAAACGCATTTCTTCAAAATATAAGTATTTGAGGTGGACTAACGAAGTTGCAACCTCTCGTGGAACCACCCTTGTGATGAAACACTTGAACCATAGGCCAaaacaaatataaaaaaaattaagttttgAGATAAAAGCAATTACATATAATTGAACAGATTTACCTGAACGTTCCAAGCACAAAGAGTAAGATGTTCAATCACAGGTAAGCACTGAAATAGCTCATTGACGGTGACATATTCATCTTCATTAATGATCCCAAAAGTATCTTCACCTCCTCCTTCAAGCTGCAACAATTtataacattaaataaataatgaaaGCCCACGAGGATCAATACTCTAGCAACAACTTACTTACCATTGTGAAGCTTTTAAGTTGTGGATTATTGGATAAGATGtgcataaaatcttttaaacaaatgcAGACATACTTCAGCCATAAGGTTGTAAGGCTACCGAATCCATTTAATGTTGGTGGATGGTTAATACTACAACCACATAGATATAGATCGGTTAACTGATGAAACGAGAAAATTGATGAGGGCAGCTCACACCCAGAAATCAAGCAAAGTTTCTTGATGGTATTCCTTCTCGACAAATGAAGTAATATTTGGTCAATTTCAGCTATGTATTCACAACTCATGTCCCCCGTCATGGAAAGAGTGAAGTCAACTAGTGGTCCCTGGTGTAGCAACAGGAATTGGTAAATAGCATTGAAAAGTTTACATCTACTACTCATCTCTTTCTTTTCACGTTGATATTCTCCAAACATTTGCTCGATAGCGAGCAATTGAATTTCATTGGTACATTTATCAAACAGATCCTCATAAAACACAACTTTAGGAATTTTGGTCCAATTGTACCTCCACTCCTTAGAAAGGACACTTGCCCTTACTATCTCTTCTGTTGGTAGACGCCATATGATGTTTTCTATTATGTCTGACGGAAGGGTTCTGATCGTTCCATCTAACAATAAACGTTGAGCATTCATCTTGGGACACTAACTCATACTGCAAAACTCAATTTAAGATAAACATAGCTTAATAGATAAATCCACAAAATAAACCTAGTACAAACACTTAGGGTGAAATGCCTAATGCTAATTCAAAGAAAAGTCCATGCTTCTATGTTGGGAAAATTTAACTTTGAGTTCAAGTAAGTACCCACAATCAGTAACTAGTTTAGCAACAGATTATTTACTTTTGATAATCATAGGTTGTTTACTTATGAGCCAAATGTAGTAACTAGTTAATCAAGGGTGTGTTTAAAATATCCGTTTACCCGATCCATTTTTCTGTTGGCTTAACCACAACTGGCTAAAGATAGAACACCGTAAATAAAATAAAAGAGTATACAAGTAATTTGCGAAACACCTCATTACAATTCATCTGTTACTCAAATATAAAGCAAGTCAATAAGAATTTGCTTACCATGTTATATCCTTTTATTTACAGTTGGCTAAATAATTGATAATTAATATACTTTTGCTAATTGTGATTATTGATATGTTTGCAAACCCCAAACCTATCAACACTCACCCTACCAACAATCAGTAACTATTATTTAAGAACTAATATACTTTTTCCAATTGTAGTTTAAATTATACGTCAAATAACTAGTTTAACAAAATTTGCTACTATTTTTATACATCGATTTATTTGCAGTTGAACCGGAGACAGGTATACAATAAGTTTTCGATGAGTCAGGAATTTAGAGGTATAGAAAGATCAGAACAGAAAGTGGATTCAATCGTTAAATATATTAGAAGAATTACCTCAAAATTATACAACAAGGTTTTTTTCATAACAATTACCTCAAAATTATATACAGTATAAAACGATTGTTTACCTTTGAAGTGTCTAGGCTGACTCTCGATCAAACTACAGAAGAATTTGTTGTTCAAAATCAGGTTAGGGTTTATTTTGTTCAGAAATGAATGGTTCGATTCTATTGTTACAGCGGTTACCAAAATAATATCTCACCCGTCAGCCACGCCTTCTTTATTCAG
This window of the Rutidosis leptorrhynchoides isolate AG116_Rl617_1_P2 chromosome 7, CSIRO_AGI_Rlap_v1, whole genome shotgun sequence genome carries:
- the LOC139858434 gene encoding F-box/FBD/LRR-repeat protein At1g13570-like isoform X1; this encodes MNAQRLLLDGTIRTLPSDIIENIIWRLPTEEIVRASVLSKEWRYNWTKIPKVVFYEDLFDKCTNEIQLLAIEQMFGEYQREKKEMSSRCKLFNAIYQFLLLHQGPLVDFTLSMTGDMSCEYIAEIDQILLHLSRRNTIKKLCLISGCELPSSIFSFHQLTDLYLCGCSINHPPTLNGFGSLTTLWLKYVCICLKDFMHILSNNPQLKSFTMLEGGGEDTFGIINEDEYVTVNELFQCLPVIEHLTLCAWNVQCFITRVVPREVATSLVHLKYLYFEEMRFYEDDWLRFLILMIRSSPNLEKLKLKMTYDRREDERWTEDFDEDLHSVTMQDCSDIWLENLIDLKFEYFGVKKPNLDFVKLILAKSPVLKKVRLKVYKKDEELKWLEALLPSPRASPIVEISSHHLN
- the LOC139858434 gene encoding F-box/FBD/LRR-repeat protein At1g13570-like isoform X2 is translated as MNAQRLLLDGTIRTLPSDIIENIIWRLPTEEIVRASVLSKEWRYNWTKIPKVVFYEDLFDKCTNEIQLLAIEQMFGEYQREKKEMSSRCKLFNAIYQFLLLHQGPLVDFTLSMTGDMSCEYIAEIDQILLHLSRRNTIKKLCLISGCELPSSIFSFHQLTDLYLCGCSINHPPTLNGFGSLTTLWLKYVCICLKDFMHILSNNPQLKSFTMLEGGGEDTFGIINEDEYVTVNELFQCLPVIEHLTLCAWNVQCFITRVVPREVATSLVHLKYLYFEEMRFYEDDWLRFLILMIRSSPNLEKLKLKGR